A stretch of Kyrpidia spormannii DNA encodes these proteins:
- a CDS encoding heme lyase CcmF/NrfE family subunit: MGELGRWSLLLSAVVLLYMIAASAYGAWKGNRRWIMSGRRAAVAAAGLASLASLSLIGLLVTGDFRYEYVADYTSRDLGILYRISAFWGGNQGSLLLWLWVLTLYTVVVTFARSEGHEHFQPYVTATLGVVSLFFSVVLNTVAKPFQLLPFTSVDGAGLNPLLQNPGMTIHPLTLYLGYIGFSVPFAYGMAAVFTGRADAAWLRVTRRWSLVAWLFLSMGILYGARWAYEVLGWGGYWSWDPVENASLLPWLTATAFIHSSIVQERKGTLKIWNVALVILTFTLTIFGTFLTRSGIFWSVHAFSNGPLGAVFLTFVAFVLVAAFGLLAWRWPLLKSTAAPIAPVSKESSFVLNNVLFVSLTFAVLWGTVFPVISQGLIGRQMVVGPPFFNTVAAPLAVALVLLMGIGTVVAWRHSTVRRVAASLMTPFFLTLPALAVFIALGIREGAVLAALGSIVFVGAITLREFTSGTAARMRLTGESAPRALVRLVGQQRRRYGGYLVHLAVLLIVLGIVVSGSYSEQKQVVMKPGDMVTIGPYQLTLLGSATRDEPGRAVVYSQLLVQKSDQSLGILQPEDWYFLNGSQPAPQVAIRSTPIDDLYVVMAGMDATQGKVLFEIHRNPMLSWIWYGGYLLVAGTLISLWPARSAFQEVGRVEMPGVEVRP, encoded by the coding sequence ATGGGTGAACTCGGTCGCTGGTCACTCCTTTTGTCCGCCGTCGTCTTATTGTACATGATCGCAGCCAGTGCCTATGGGGCCTGGAAGGGGAATCGACGCTGGATCATGAGCGGCCGCCGGGCTGCCGTGGCCGCAGCGGGACTGGCCAGCCTCGCTTCCCTGTCCCTCATCGGACTTTTGGTCACCGGAGACTTCCGTTACGAGTACGTGGCCGACTACACCAGCCGGGATCTGGGGATTCTGTATCGGATTTCAGCCTTTTGGGGGGGGAATCAGGGGTCGCTCTTGTTGTGGCTCTGGGTGCTCACCCTTTACACCGTCGTGGTCACTTTTGCCCGTTCCGAAGGGCATGAGCATTTTCAGCCTTATGTAACGGCAACTCTCGGCGTCGTGTCCCTCTTTTTCAGCGTGGTGCTCAACACCGTCGCCAAGCCCTTTCAACTCCTGCCTTTCACCAGCGTCGACGGTGCCGGGCTCAATCCTTTGTTGCAAAACCCGGGCATGACGATCCACCCGCTCACCCTGTACTTGGGCTACATCGGCTTTTCGGTGCCCTTCGCCTACGGGATGGCCGCGGTGTTCACCGGCCGGGCCGACGCGGCTTGGCTGCGGGTCACGCGGCGCTGGAGTTTGGTGGCGTGGCTGTTCCTCAGTATGGGAATTCTGTACGGGGCCCGGTGGGCTTACGAGGTTCTCGGCTGGGGAGGCTATTGGAGTTGGGACCCGGTGGAAAATGCCTCGTTGCTCCCGTGGTTGACGGCCACGGCGTTCATCCACTCGAGCATCGTTCAAGAGCGCAAAGGCACGCTCAAAATCTGGAACGTCGCCCTGGTGATCCTCACCTTCACGTTGACGATTTTCGGGACGTTCCTGACCCGGAGCGGCATTTTCTGGTCGGTGCACGCCTTCTCCAACGGCCCGCTCGGCGCGGTATTTCTCACCTTCGTCGCCTTTGTACTCGTGGCGGCCTTTGGACTGTTGGCCTGGCGGTGGCCACTGCTAAAATCCACAGCTGCGCCCATTGCTCCGGTGTCGAAGGAAAGTAGTTTTGTGTTGAATAACGTCCTGTTTGTCTCCCTGACCTTCGCGGTGTTATGGGGCACCGTTTTCCCGGTGATCAGCCAAGGGTTGATCGGCCGGCAGATGGTGGTCGGGCCGCCCTTCTTCAACACCGTGGCCGCCCCGTTGGCGGTGGCTCTGGTGCTGTTGATGGGCATCGGCACCGTGGTGGCGTGGCGCCATTCGACGGTGCGCCGGGTGGCGGCGAGCCTGATGACGCCTTTTTTCCTGACCTTGCCCGCCCTGGCCGTCTTCATCGCCCTGGGGATTCGAGAAGGCGCGGTGCTCGCTGCTCTGGGGAGTATCGTATTTGTCGGCGCCATTACCCTCAGAGAGTTCACCTCCGGGACCGCGGCGCGGATGAGGCTGACCGGCGAAAGCGCCCCGAGGGCGTTGGTGCGCCTGGTGGGGCAGCAGCGCCGGCGTTATGGAGGCTATCTCGTCCACCTGGCGGTTTTACTGATCGTGCTGGGCATCGTGGTTTCGGGCTCCTACAGTGAGCAGAAACAGGTGGTCATGAAGCCCGGGGATATGGTGACCATCGGCCCGTACCAGCTCACACTCCTCGGATCGGCCACCCGGGACGAGCCGGGACGGGCGGTGGTCTACAGTCAACTCTTGGTGCAAAAAAGCGACCAATCCCTGGGTATCCTGCAACCCGAGGACTGGTATTTTCTAAACGGCTCCCAGCCCGCGCCCCAGGTGGCCATCCGCAGTACACCCATCGATGACCTGTACGTGGTCATGGCCGGGATGGACGCCACCCAGGGCAAGGTGCTCTTTGAAATTCATCGCAACCCCATGCTGAGTTGGATCTGGTACGGGGGATATCTCCTGGTCGCAGGAACGCTGATCAGTCTATGGCCGGCGAGGTCTGCGTTTCAGGAAGTGGGGCGGGTGGAGATGCCCGGAGTGGAGGTTCGGCCGTGA
- a CDS encoding cytochrome c-type biogenesis protein: MFQRLIAITALLSTLLLVTPVLAAGQTVTWQDVLDIASQYHPPGCPPSLTGATCQERQAYDLRIEIFRLLEQGKTPAEIRQILVSEYGNDILAAPPAQGVGALVWAVPAVVIILGLGIFILIVRGRRPPVGG, from the coding sequence ATGTTTCAGCGGCTGATCGCCATCACAGCTTTGCTTTCGACCCTGTTGCTGGTCACCCCCGTCTTGGCCGCGGGGCAGACGGTGACATGGCAAGACGTGCTCGATATCGCCTCCCAGTACCATCCGCCAGGCTGTCCCCCGAGCCTCACCGGGGCCACGTGCCAAGAAAGGCAGGCTTATGACCTCCGTATCGAGATTTTCCGCCTTCTTGAGCAGGGAAAGACCCCGGCCGAAATTCGGCAGATTCTCGTATCCGAATACGGAAACGACATTTTGGCCGCACCGCCCGCCCAAGGAGTGGGAGCCCTTGTGTGGGCAGTGCCCGCCGTTGTGATCATCTTGGGCCTCGGCATTTTCATTCTGATTGTACGCGGGCGCCGACCGCCCGTCGGGGGGTGA